Genomic segment of Arachis hypogaea cultivar Tifrunner chromosome 16, arahy.Tifrunner.gnm2.J5K5, whole genome shotgun sequence:
GTAGATAGTGATCAAGATATGGTACCTTCTGCTGCAAACACAGGCTTTCTAAATCTCTCCAAATCACAATGTGATTTTAATATTGACAAATCAgttggccttgattcaaatcGGGACGTAGAAGGCTTATGTTCAGATTTGTCATCGATAAGCTTGCATAATCACGTGGAAGATCCATATTCTGTTCCTGATTCAGACAGATTACTGTTTATGCATGGCTCAAATAATTCATCTCTTGGGAAGCATTTGCAGCAAGATAATGAGTATCCTGAAGAACATTCAACCACTCCAGCTTTTTGGGAAGATGTTGTGGATGATGTACTGAACTTGGATTATGAACAATCAAAGTTCAGCAAAGGCGTCAATCATCTTTCTACAGGGATCTGTTCGCCTTATCTACATAAGAATGCAGGCCGGTCAAGCCATCATCTCTGGAAACAAGATCAAAATTGTCATGAACATGACTTGGGCAAGCCTTCTGAATCTTTTAATGATGCCTTACAGACAGGATTTGAAGAGCATGTAGGGGATAAAGAAAATGTTAATAAGGTAACTTCAGATATGGGGGAAAGCAGCATTATATCTAATATTTTGTCTTTAGATTTGGATGCGTGGGAAGACTCATTAGTTAAGTTGTTGGAGGAaaatgaagaaccaagaaaagCCCATAAGTCACCAACTTTGTGGAGAAGTCAAGACAAAAATCAGTCAAGGTTTTCCTTTGCAAGACAAGATGCACTTGTGGATGACTCATCTGATTTGGACCAATTGATTGGAATTACTAGGCATGTTTCCAGAGGGAATGTTGAATCAGATGCTTTAATGGAAAACAAGGATATGTGGAGATACTCGAATAACACTTTCAATGGGAAACACCCGTGTTCTATGCCGTCGATCAATTATGCACTACCAGATAAATTTCTTGGAAGTGAGTTTTTGTGCAATCAATTTTCCTTCGCATTGATTTATACTGTTAGTATGCTGTTTTTGTGTTGCTGGTGGCATGGGCTAGGGATGGCAGAGGGTGATTTTGCTTCCTTTGATGTTTATTGTTGTTTCTCCTTATATGTTCCTATCTACTAGGCATTTTGTTATTTGAGTCTTTCTATATAGATGGCCCTTTTCCTGTGTTTTAATCCATTTGATCATGGGCAGGATTGGTAAAGCCTTCTGTCTTCAATTGTTGTTATTTATGTGTTCTTTTGAACTGTCCTGTTTGTCGGGCCTTCCATTGTAGCTTAGACAATCTTACATATCAAATCTTCCTCTGTTAAATGAAAATGTCAAATAATGTTAACATTTGTGCTGTTATTTCCATTCACTATTGAACCAAGTATATGACAAAAGAACTGATTTGGGTATAATTGTTTTCTTCAGTGTCAAAAGCTCATGCTTCCAGCCCACCGGGATTTTCATTGTCCAGCAGAGTACCTCCTGGCTTTTCAGGTGGGGGAGTAGAATATAATTCTAGTATTCGTGGTGTGTTTCTTTATTGTTTAAGATTTACTCTGCATATCTTCCTTTGATTTCCCTTTCTAAGTATCTTGACTTCAATGTAGTTCTAATGCATCTAAATCTTCAGGGAAACACTTGTCGCAACAGCATGTTCTTGCATCTGGAGATATCGGAAGGGTTGGAGATGTTCAATTTAATGATCTTGCATTATTGGAAATTGGTAAGGGGATGCTAACAGAAAGGGTAAATAATGCATCTCTTGACATGATGCGGACTTCGTTTCCACAATTTAGCCCTGGTGAAGATGATCCTAGACTCAAGATGTTAATGCACCAATCCGTACCTTTACAGAATTTAAATGTTACAGATCATGCTGGAAATATATTTTCTCCACAAAATGATGCATATAGAATTTCTTCAAGGTTTCTTGATCAATTTCCAGCTAACAATCCATCGATTTACGAACAGATACATTCTCAACAGTTCAGCAATAATGGTCTTTCATCAAATAGCCAGTGGGGTGGTTGGCATGATGGCAGGAACTTTAGTGACCTGCCTATGCCGCAGGTGTTGAATAATGAGAGAAAGAGGTTTAACAATtccatgcctagctattagagtATCAAGCTTTTGATCCCTCGTCTGTTTTTCTTCCAGAAGAGGATTCACAGTGTTGATCTTTTTCCAACTTTAATGGGCATTCAGGCATCTGTCAATGTAGGTTTCACCTGTCTAAAAAACCTAGAGATTCCTTGATCAATGATGAAATTGTCTGCTGGGATTTCTTTGAGGTCATCCACATCTCAGTTCTGTGAGAATTCGGGTACCCTAAATTTCATTAAACTCTTGGCTATCAAGTGCACAGTGGTAAATGCTAACAGCTGTTTCTTCGTTGCTTAACTTGCAACTTTGGAATATGGCTCTGATTGCAACATAATTGGCCAGTGGCTGGCGTAAATGGTCTcaatttttcccccttttttggTAAACAACGTCGGCATGAACTTGGCTTGGAGGTTGTTATGGTAGGTTTTAAGTCCATCGGGTTGATGAGGCTTTTGATATAACAAATTGGTATATATCTGTGTGAAGCAGGACCAAACGTAAACAGCTACAAACCTGTACTTAATCTGATAAAAATCTAACCTTTCTGTTTCCCTTAAGTTTTATGATTTTCTTATATTCCGTCGAACAATACTTTGATTAACCATTTACTTTATATATCGATATGGTGACAAGCCGCATGTTTATGACTTTATTGTGCGCCACACTCTCATCAAGCTTTGGATTAAGTATTGGGTATCTGGTTTTAGTTCGTCAAGGCTTTCCTAAAGCAAATTCTAGTTTTATCCGATACCTTTACAGACCAATGCTTTCATGGGAAGTTTATTATGATTCATCTGTTATAAAACTGATCTGAATATAAAATTTccatataactaaaaaattatttagattaCAATTCtaccctttttctctctctagaagtaTTGGCTATAGAGTCGGAGTCTAAACCTATAAAAACGCCAACTATAACAATACATACACACAGACATAAGGAGAATttcttcaacaaaaaaaaatcaagagagagagagagaaacaaatTAATATTTGCTAGAGTATTAATATTCATGAAGTTAAAATCATttcgatttttttaaaaaacaaacatTTATATACTTTCTGCTGATAATGTTGTAGCAGAATGGACAAAGAATCTGCGTGCAGTGTGTTCgaatttctcaattttttttctatcgTGTTCTTGATGATTCATTAACGGTTTATTATTACATCGGTAATTTATCAATTACATGATTGAACAATGATTACGTAAAAGCGTTTACGTAGACACTTTTAGAAGAAACTACTAAAGAAGAGTGCAAATATATACCCAATGGTTATAGGTCAGAATCGTCATACATAATGAAAACCGAGAACGTTACCAATCAACAAACATATGCCAAAGTTGAAGCGTGGAAGAAAAGTAGTTAGCTCTTTGCAGCTATCTATATAGCTGTTGCACTAATGTTAGGCACTGCACTCATCAAAGGTTTTGACAATTCAGGGGCGATTTTAAGTTTTCCTTTAAAGGCTTGCGAGAAGAATGGAATTGAAAGATGGCTCTCTCGAAGGTAGGGGTCGTAAAAGCATAAAACCTTAGACATgtttccttctttctctcttctcacgACATCACATTCATGCACCCACCCTGTGGctaattttttctttatatagatTAAATATGTGTGCAGACGTATAGTAAGTTCTTATTGgcagaaattaatttatttatggaAGTTAAAAATGTGATGTGCAACAATATTGTATCATGGTGAGTAATTCACAAATGTGGAACTGGTGAATTTAGTAACCTACAAAACGCAGGTTACGTTTTGACTGAGCTGACTTTAAAGAAGGCTGCATGCACTGCAAACCGCAGCTTGCGTTTAGTATGGGAGGAGAACGCAGCTTCGAAACGTGTCCCTGTGCCCCTGTATGCCAACACCTCGAAGTTCCAAAACGCAACATGCATTTAGCAGGGTGCACAGCTAAATGCAACCTGCGTTTGGCAGCAATCCCACCTGCATGTGTGACACGTGTAAAGGAGAGTGGTGGAGCCGGCCTATAAAACCAAAACGCAGGCCATGAGAGTTTCAGTTTCCCTTTCATTTTACATGCTGTGAGTGAGTTTTGAGAGTGAAAGGGTTGGGGTTAAGGGTGAAAGAGAGTAAGTTTGTGAGGAGGAAAAATCATTGAAGGTTTGGGACTTTAtttattgaaaaaggaaaaatggttCGTAATTTTACTTTACCTAAAGAACAcattattaaatatttgaattattCTCAatgaataagtaattttttttaattttatgatgaataaatatatttatttttatgttctttattgatatattttaactaataaattgattattattattattattattattattattattattattattattattattattatgtctatgatatcaataataattttttttatcataccaTTAGTcatgaaatattattattattattatttttattattttaactgttataattattattaatgttattataatgttattactattattataataattattttttaagataataataataataaatactgtTTAGTTaccgttttattattattattattattatcacgattattattattattattattattattattattattattattattattattattattattatgaacgTTAGTCATTATAGAATActgtataataataattattattattatttaaaatttaataattattttttttttgtaggttatCAGAAATTTGTTGTCCAAAAAATTCGATCCGCCAGATACCTTTAACAAGGTAGCGGTAGCGGCACTAGCATTTACTGGATTTCAACACGTTTCGCGAGTAGGCGAAATGAGAGGTCATTCTGCACTACTGAGTGCCTTGGTGGAACGCTGGAGGCCGGAGACATACACATTTCATCTTTCGGTCGGTGAAGTGACAGTGACGTTGGAAGATGTGAGCTATATTCTTGATCTCCCGATTATTGGGGAGGCCGTTACGGGTAGATCAGACAGTAGTCACCAGTTTTTTGTGGAGAACTGCATTGCGTGTTTTGGTCGGGAGCCCGGTCCACAAGATCACGTGTTTTGGTAGTGACCATGCACCGTTACTACGAGCTATTGCATCGTCGATGGAGGTATGACGGTCAGAAATAATACCCACACCATCAATGGTAACAACATATCTCTGCAAATTAGTTAGGAAAAACTCCCATGCGTCTGCCGTCTCGCTCTCGACTATCGCAAATACAATAGGCACAATGTTTTGATTCCCATCTTGTGCAACCGCTACCAGAAGTGCACCTTTATATTTTCCGTACAGGTACGTGCCATCAACCTGCACCAGTGGCTTGCAGTGTCTGAATGCTACAATACACGGATAGAAGCTCCAAAAAACCCAGTGCAGAACTCTTACACCTTGAACCTCCTCACTCTCACGGTAAACGGAGAGCGTTTTAATTTGAACACGAGACCTTGGCATCTTCACCGTCATTGCTTTCAACCATACTGGCAGAGTCTGGTAAGAAACTTCTCAATCACCGAAAACATTTGCGACAactttctgctttgccaaccaagccttgcgGTAACTCACAGTGTAATTGAACCTGGATTGAACTTCTGCAATAACATACTTCACCTTTATCGAGGGGTCTGCTTCGACCAACGGCCTAATGGCATCTGCAATTGTGTCTGAGTCCAACTTGGgatgatcttgtgaaatcgtgcccatggtgcacgtgtgcttgccattgtatctcctgatctcccaacaagctttttttcgaatcaagctagctcggataagccagtcGCACCCTGCACCATACCCCTTGCATTTCACATAAAATATCTGCGGCTCAGACTTATACACAGTGTAATAAACTCCTCTAGAGATGGTGTAGCTTTTGATTATAGATATCACCGACTATCTCGAACCAAATTTCATTCCGACACTAAACTCGCCATCTTCCGCCGCAGTGTTGCCTTCACCTACGACATGCGCACCACCATCAGTCAGACAAGGCAAATAAAATAAGCACTACAGGAAACTTGCGTTAATAATCATAACATACCCGTATTCGCATACTCAGGAAATTCCGGGGCATGCATGGCTTCGAGATCTAGAGTCCGCATAAAAGACGGAACACCAAACGGGTGTTGGCTTACAATCGCATTCGCTTCATTTTGCACCGTCGGATTGCCTGCCAAGTCTCCGTCATCGTTTTCATCATCGACTTCATAATTAGTTTCGAATTCCTCTTCACTGTCATTATTATCTTCTTCCCAATTTATATCCTCAAGCTCATCAACATTGACCTCGTCGCCGACCGTACCATCCCCGACTActgttcaaactcaacgtacagcTCTATCATCGGCATGTGAGatcgggtttgttgataaatatacAACATCTGCTGCATACTGGCATCGTCAGTAATGGgcattatttgaaactgtattaGCCCACCAAATACTTGCACAAGACTTCTGTATAAAAGATTGCTCACCCTTTTCAAAATGTGGCTTTGAATGTTATTACAAAGACCATTTTTCAACTCGACAAAACTCATGGTACATGGAATAACAAATGACAAtggacattcacaaacaaaagtcactcctTTATGTGTGTTTGGTATAACCTCACCGTTATATATACTCGCAAATTTGCAACACCTTCCATAACTTCAGTCTCAACTAACTCTATTTTTTTGACACAGTTAACTGCTAAAAAAGTACACCACTAAAGACTTTATGCGAGAAAGAGTAAGAGGAGaagtgaagatgaagatgaatgaAACAGGACTTCGTATTTATAGGCAAAGCTGtggatttaaatattattttatgtacaAAACGCAACTTGCGTTTTGGGGCTTCCAAAAAAAAGTTTTTGACACTCACAAAACGCAATCTGCGTTTATGGACTtcaaaaaagttttgaattttctgATTTAAAAAACGCAACCTGCGTTTAGCCtaaaacaaaattaagaaaaaatgaaaatgtcAAAATGTAACTTAGGTTTAAtgtatttcaaaattaaaaaaaataaacaaattcaaaacGCAACTTGCGTTTTAGATTTGATCTCATAGCAGTGCAATTTTTTTGCGCACGTTCATTTCATGGTGTTACACGTTATTTCTTTCCATAACAAAAAACAAACAGCTTCTTATTGGAAgtttgggtgtttttttttttatataattttttttaaattaatattaatcaaATTGGACTAGGACAGACAAGTTACAAATTGGAGTATccgattttaattttttagttcttttatttttgaaaataaaaatcgaAGAGTCCCAGTTATCATCTTTTATTAAGAAAGTTAAACAATGTAAATTGGACGCACAATTTTTAACACTACCTTACAACTAAAACAAATCGATGCCTCTAATTTTTGTAAATCACATCCCCCGTCTCATCTATTTATGATACACACTggcataagaaaaataataagcgCCACTATGTTGCCAAAGCAATGACACGATGTCATCAACTTAAAAACACATTTTGTACAAAAAAATCTTATGAATGTAAAATATTTAACTGAATAATGATGATATAAAATCGTTTACATTATTAATACATAacgattaaattaaattttatatacttcAAGGATCTCGCTAGGAAGATAATAGATTATTTGTACAAtgggctattgagttacaaaataaacatcttctatactatctagaataattaTTCTAATAGTAGTGATAATAAACATTTAaactgattttggggttcactAAGAATCGAATTCTTGACCTTTCGAATCTAGTACTCTAATactatgtcatgataccactcatctcaaaagtttcagctgatgaaaaaagataacaataatggttatatctctaatacttcctaaacctctattatatacattgtacaaatattctattggctcTTCGTACTTTTCCATACTTCAATTCAATAATGATATTGTCTTAATGGAATGGAATGTGAATATACGAAATCCTGCAAGGAATCATCATCAAGAGGATCACTATTGAAGAGGGGGACCGCGTCGTTTGTTGCAAACATTGAacttttgaatgattcaattatcGTACTTGAGGAATAGTATAGTTTTGTTGGGAAAAATGTATTTTTAAGGTCTAAGAAATTGGAATAGTTGATTGTGTATAGTGTATAGTGTGATTGGATTCTTCCGTGGATGCAAGTATGCAACATTATAAAACCTCAGCCGCGAGCACCGGTAGGTGCTAATCCTAAtccttttaggattttttttttcatattttcaaaagaataaaaaaggttAGAAATTAAAacctataattttttattttatttttcctcccCATTCATATTACTAACTAACAATTAGATATTATACTAGATAGTAGAGATATTTGTAAAAATAATGTTACATATCCAAGTTTTTTTGTTAATCAAGTCTAATTAAGttagtctaatataacaaaaatcagttataactaatattattctaagtcttattatttaatttggttgAAGTtggttcataaaaaaattaagattagttGAGGGGAAAGCAACTTTAAAATAAAGTGACAAAATCAAATTATTGTTAACGATTGATAATATTCCTATATATTATTGTACGTTTTGGACATTTATTTAAGTGGATGAGTGAATTAATTACTTTATTAATTTAAGTTGGTTGAGTTTTACTTTTATTAAGATCTAAACTGAAGGGAGAAGATATCATTAAGGGTAATGTTACGGCCCAGCCCAGCCCAGCACAATGGCCACCCCCGGTCCATAAGCAGACTGGTCTGAGTGGTCAGGTCGAATCCGCTCGATCTGCGACCCGAACATTTATCCTTACTACCAACCGCGTGATCGCTGTGGGAAACGAAGCTTCCTGGAAGGAGGCTTCCCTTCGTGGGGCCCACCCCACTGACACGGTATATAAGGGGAGGgacctacccctcccccaaggtatgTCATCACAACTTTCTCTCTCCGCCACTTGCACAcccactgacttgagcgtcggagtgttcttgcaggtggcacccctcTCAACTCCGGAAGTACTCGGGAGGTCGACTGCACGCGCCTCTCAGAATCCAGATCTCCTCTCAGAATCCCAGTCCAGGCTGGAACCTACCTTCACACCCGACAAACAACCCTAAACCGTCCGGTTACCGACATGTCAAACAGATAATTTGATTGTTATAGCCTTATTGTGATGTTTTTATAGTCCAATCCTCATTTATTATAGTGTCTAAAACTATACTCtttattgttttaaattaaataagtgtttatttaaaaaaaaaaaggctaaaTAAGTTTATGTTAGAAAAAGGTAAACAACATTAATTTGTCGATTTTTTTAATCCCGCTAAATGTGcatcttttataataaatattgttTTGACATCAGTATGTTGTTAATAACCAAACACACATTATCTTTGTTTTATTaatcaaaaactaatttaaatacataattaattaataataatcgtATTTTTATATTGGAGTCAAGAATATTTGCTGTGTGAATATTTTTTTCCACTAATTCTCTGTTAAATATCTAACTGAAGAAGAAATAAGTGAAAAGACATGGtaagaataaatattaaaatattagctAGTAGAGTAATTTCATTCCATGAATTTAAACTATGAAAGATTAAAATATTTTCgattatttcttaatatatttgcgattaaaattggaaaaaaaaaaggagttaaTCACAAAAAGGAGCATATTTTATATCTAAGTCGAATGCATTACAGGATAAACTTCATTTTTCCATAAATTAAAGACAATGGCATTTATTTAGTTAGTGGTTAAATTTCAGTTTTGCTCTTATGTTCAATCATTCCTCTTTCACCTTCCTTTCTTTCCACTCATAACTAGTATACCAAACATAACCTTAATACCTCTCCAGCAATCCTAAGCTTGTGTCGGTAAATCCTAAATAACTTTTTGAATAAAGTGCTATTTTGTTTCTcaaaagatttaaatttcaataaaataaaattgaaagaaaaaatattttgatcaaaataatattagtttgaCAAAAATGAATCAAATATAagaaaatatacttaaaaaatatGTCTAGATATCATATTGTTgacacgttttttttttttttttttttttttcaagtttgcTTTGAAAGAGTTCTTATGAActgaagaattgaagaagaaaactAGAAAATGGAAATAGTGGAAGCAATGAGAAAATGAAGATGTCTATTTTTATTGAAAACTGAATTACAAAAATGAGAGTTCTACTTAATAGAAGACACTGCTCTTTACAGAGAAGAAGTGCCGCATATATATACACTAGTTACTATTCAAGAAAATCAAGAAGGCTAACAAAACCCTGCAGCTATAACAAACTCTGCAGCTTGGCAATTCTATAAACTTTGTTAGTATACAATGCTTGACATGCTTAGAATGAGATATTTTAATCTCTTAAATTTTGGTggttttataataatttatttggcaatttttttatgtgaatgacaaaaattttaaaaattagaagaaCATTTTagagaacaatttttttttttatttttcgtatgtatctttcaaataatttttcaaatgcTCTAGCAGAAAATTGGATTCATAAGTCTTTTGCCACTCAAGTGAAAGTATAATAgtgtattatattaaattaagacCGAAGaccaaaatgttatttatttcttACGGAGACCGTTTcatcaaaattcaaaagctaaggttgcatttcatttatgtttttattttttattttttaaaatatttttaatttttaggattttataaaaaaataaaaattagaaataaaaacttatttttttaattcacaaaattttaaagatacaaaaaatcttaaaataaaaatataaattaaatacatcctaaatattttagagctaaaGCTGTAATTtactctaatatttttattttttttttcttaaaagaaaaaatattcttttttgaCAAAGGGTTAGCGTAAGTAATTAAtcgtttgcatatatatacaaccTTGGAAGCATATGTCACTTTCAGTACAAATCTTACAATTatactacacatacaagtctcaTACAAGTCTCTTTGTAATTCAAGTTTAACTAAATTGGTTTAAGGTTTAGTTTGGGTAAACAACTTAAATAAACTCTtttaaaaaaagagtttaaaatataagaacttttattaatagcaaattataaataaattattttgtatttggatttttagttatagaagtatttattttaaagttgtagcgtttggataaataaatcaaaaaatacaatttttttcacaaaaaatggatattaaaataatgatgataacaaatactttttaatattgaatgttgattttcTATAATCTAATCACTAATATTATAATTGTTTAGGCAATTAGTTTCATTTTTTAGGTAGAAACTGGTTCTTCTACTTCATCTTCACTCATAACGGTATTTTTGTATGtagtaaatagtaataaaattttaattcataataATCTTGATGGCAGTGCCAAAGAAATTATTGTGTAGTTAGTGTTTGCTGTTTTATTGTGTATAATAtggtagataaaaataaaaaaataaatgtaaaatgtgtgtcaatatatattttgttgctgttttttttattttttttacttctatTAGAATTCCCTCTTCTTTTATTGGGGTTAAGAACTTGctataactaactataaaaataatagtagctatataaaaataaaatcacatgaaaaaaataaaattaaaactgagattttataccacacacaatgttaaatacaaatttaataataaaaatagagtggtaaaatgataaaaaaaaattggaaggaATATATGCAATAGGTGGTTCAGATGGAACATTGTTTTAAAATGGTAGTGGAGGGTCAATATTTTCAGCAAATACGTAAAAATGATGGTGAAAGGCCAATGCTTCTAGCAGATGGAACCTTGGGTGAAAATGGTGGTAGGGACCAGTATTTCCCGTATTTTTTTACAGAGCCAAGAAtaaaagtagattttttttttgttttgaggtCTTTTTTTTACGAAAATGATAGAATGACTTATCGAGGAGGAGAAGTCATATGTTTCTACTTCTTCAAAAAGCTATGAATTAACTTTTCGAGAAGTCAAAAGTTCTTTCTAAAATAATGCCAAACACGTGTACCGtgacttttcataattcaaaagtcAGAAAAAGTAGCTTTTGCTACTTCCCAAACAGGCTATAAGTCCaacaaaaatcaatttaaaattagagagcatgTAAACACGCGCTCCTGCAACTATTCAGTAGTGCGAACATTAATATAAAAAATGCTTCTTCTTTGATCAAAACTGAAACGATCAAACTTCAAACGACgctcaaaatctctcaaaatcttCGCGAAAACTCAAGAAAACCTCAAAGTTACGTTCCAAATCTTCACCAAGAAACATAAAAACAGAAGACGAAAGATTATTGAAGGTATTGTTCACTAAT
This window contains:
- the LOC112759053 gene encoding uncharacterized protein isoform X2 — protein: MGDKGGKSCPICTEEMDLTDQQLKPCKCGYEICVWCWHHIMEMSEKDGTGGRCPACRVPYDKERIVAMAANCQRLVAEMNSKHRKKMQKLKSKSTEGRKHLTDVRVIQRNLVYIIGLALNLADEDLLQRKEYFGRYGKVMKVSISRTASGIIQHSANNSCCVYITYSKEAEAIRCIQSVHCFVLEGRPLRACFGTTKYCHAWLRNVPCSNRDCLYLHDYGSQEDSFTKDELVLAFARSRVQQIIGATNNLHRRSGCVLPPTEDDPRHMSSTSKLISKSSLDKIENQIKASSSGSGTMTSPAPPAATSWVMRVSGSLPPDTNSSFPGQSEEAGKNPEVHSGGMFVPTEMDKHHNSGNSQKSFVDSDQDMVPSAANTGFLNLSKSQCDFNIDKSVGLDSNRDVEGLCSDLSSISLHNHVEDPYSVPDSDRLLFMHGSNNSSLGKHLQQDNEYPEEHSTTPAFWEDVVDDVLNLDYEQSKFSKGVNHLSTGICSPYLHKNAGRSSHHLWKQDQNCHEHDLGKPSESFNDALQTGFEEHVGDKENVNKVTSDMGESSIISNILSLDLDAWEDSLVKLLEENEEPRKAHKSPTLWRSQDKNQSRFSFARQDALVDDSSDLDQLIGITRHVSRGNVESDALMENKDMWRYSNNTFNGKHPCSMPSINYALPDKFLGMSKAHASSPPGFSLSSRVPPGFSGKHLSQQHVLASGDIGRVGDVQFNDLALLEIGKGMLTERVNNASLDMMRTSFPQFSPGEDDPRLKMLMHQSVPLQNLNVTDHAGNIFSPQNDAYRISSRFLDQFPANNPSIYEQIHSQQFSNNGLSSNSQWGGWHDGRNFSDLPMPQVLNNERKRFNNSMPSY
- the LOC112759053 gene encoding uncharacterized protein isoform X1 yields the protein MGDKGGKSCPICTEEMDLTDQQLKPCKCGYEICVWCWHHIMEMSEKDGTGGRCPACRVPYDKERIVAMAANCQRLVAEMNSKHRKKMQKLKSKSTEGRKHLTDVRVIQRNLVYIIGLALNLADEDLLQRKEYFGRYGKVMKVSISRTASGIIQHSANNSCCVYITYSKEAEAIRCIQSVHCFVLEGRPLRACFGTTKYCHAWLRNVPCSNRDCLYLHDYGSQEDSFTKDELVLAFARSRVQQIIGATNNLHRRSGCVLPPTEDDPRHMSSTSKLISKSSLDKIENQIKASSSGSGTMTSPAPPAATSWVMRVSGSLPPDTNSSFPGQSEEAGKNPEVHSGGMFVPTEMDKHHNSGNSQKSFVDSDQDMVPSAANTGFLNLSKSQCDFNIDKSVGLDSNRDVEGLCSDLSSISLHNHVEDPYSVPDSDRLLFMHGSNNSSLGKHLQQDNEYPEEHSTTPAFWEDVVDDVLNLDYEQSKFSKGVNHLSTGICSPYLHKNAGRSSHHLWKQDQNCHEHDLGKPSESFNDALQTGFEEHVGDKENVNKVTSDMGESSIISNILSLDLDAWEDSLVKLLEENEEPRKAHKSPTLWRSQDKNQSRFSFARQDALVDDSSDLDQLIGITRHVSRGNVESDALMENKDMWRYSNNTFNGKHPCSMPSINYALPDKFLGMSKAHASSPPGFSLSSRVPPGFSGGGVEYNSSIRGKHLSQQHVLASGDIGRVGDVQFNDLALLEIGKGMLTERVNNASLDMMRTSFPQFSPGEDDPRLKMLMHQSVPLQNLNVTDHAGNIFSPQNDAYRISSRFLDQFPANNPSIYEQIHSQQFSNNGLSSNSQWGGWHDGRNFSDLPMPQVLNNERKRFNNSMPSY
- the LOC112759053 gene encoding uncharacterized protein isoform X4 — protein: MHLLQRKEYFGRYGKVMKVSISRTASGIIQHSANNSCCVYITYSKEAEAIRCIQSVHCFVLEGRPLRACFGTTKYCHAWLRNVPCSNRDCLYLHDYGSQEDSFTKDELVLAFARSRVQQIIGATNNLHRRSGCVLPPTEDDPRHMSSTSKLISKSSLDKIENQIKASSSGSGTMTSPAPPAATSWVMRVSGSLPPDTNSSFPGQSEEAGKNPEVHSGGMFVPTEMDKHHNSGNSQKSFVDSDQDMVPSAANTGFLNLSKSQCDFNIDKSVGLDSNRDVEGLCSDLSSISLHNHVEDPYSVPDSDRLLFMHGSNNSSLGKHLQQDNEYPEEHSTTPAFWEDVVDDVLNLDYEQSKFSKGVNHLSTGICSPYLHKNAGRSSHHLWKQDQNCHEHDLGKPSESFNDALQTGFEEHVGDKENVNKVTSDMGESSIISNILSLDLDAWEDSLVKLLEENEEPRKAHKSPTLWRSQDKNQSRFSFARQDALVDDSSDLDQLIGITRHVSRGNVESDALMENKDMWRYSNNTFNGKHPCSMPSINYALPDKFLGMSKAHASSPPGFSLSSRVPPGFSGKHLSQQHVLASGDIGRVGDVQFNDLALLEIGKGMLTERVNNASLDMMRTSFPQFSPGEDDPRLKMLMHQSVPLQNLNVTDHAGNIFSPQNDAYRISSRFLDQFPANNPSIYEQIHSQQFSNNGLSSNSQWGGWHDGRNFSDLPMPQVLNNERKRFNNSMPSY